TCCATTTTTCGGTTGTCTTGATAGGAAAGCAAATGTCCCTTTTGTGCACCGGTCGAAAGTAAAAGATCCGATGCCACAATGGAAGCACCATCAGCTTTGAATAGCTGTGCGAGGAAAAGCGATTCGAAGGCACGATAGGAGAGTTCGATACCGGTGAGTTCGCTAAGCTGCGAATAAGAGGCTGTTACGTAGCGTTTGTTAATGGCATCAGTTACTGTCATACCTTCGGGTGTAATCCATGCACGCCCTGCCACTACGAGAGGAAAAGGCATGGCAACGAGGCGGATACCACGATTGCGAACGAGGGTCAATTCGATACGTGTATTCACCTCCTTTTGATCGAATCGGAGAATAGCTTTGCCCGTTGCACTGAATCTGTCCTGTCGAGGGTAGTGCTCCTTGATATTGGCAAAAAGAGCAGCAGGGCTACTGACTTCCATATCGTTGCCGACACCGGATATGGACCCGAATGTATGGGCGGAACCGCATCCTGCGACAAGCAACGACACAAAAAAGACAACGACGATAAATGAAATCCCAAGGGGGCCAAACTTCTTCCTAAGCATCATTTCTTCTTTTCTGGGATATATTTTCCTTGTTCTATTTTCTTGTCTAGCATGGGACTGCCTCCTCCACCGATCTCTTTGGCCCGCTTCCATTCCAACATAGCTTTTTCTTTCTCTCCGAGCATATAGAGGACATCGCCATGGTGCTCTACGACATCAGCATCGGGGTTGTCTGCAGCCAGTCCTAAGGCTTTTTCTATGTAGAGTTTGGCCAACGTATAGTTTTCTCTTAGAAAGAATACCCAACCATAAGTGTCGAGCGAGACCGCATTGTCCGGTAACAGCTTGACGCATTGGGCTGCCATTCTTTCGGCTTTGGCCAGATCACCGCCTTCTTTGGCCAAAAAATACGCATAATTATTGAGTACTCCCACGTTACGCGGGTTCAACTCCAACGCTTTTTCGTAGTTTGCGAAGGCTTCTTCGGGCTTATTTTCTTCATAGGCAAGATCGCCTAATTGGCTATAAATATCCGATAGGCCGTTGGGATCTTTCTCTGCATCGATATGCTCCAATGCTTCTTGCAGTATGTGCTTGGCTTCTGAACCTTTTTTCTCTATATAATAGGAAATGGCATCGTAGAGGTAAATAGCGGCACACCCGGCAAATATTGTCGCGCTTGTTCGGATATGCGATGGACTTCGGTATGGTTCTGGCCGGTAACAGCTCTTCCCAGCATGAATTTCCATGCCCGTTCTTCTTTAGGAGCAAACTCCGTGATAGGTCGGCAAACCTCCATGGCATGGATAGAATCACCCTGCATTTCCAAGAGCTCGGCATAGAAAAGGCGTGCATCCACCTCAGTGGGATGGCTGGCAAGTATCTTTTCAAGCAGGATATTATACTCTTTTTTCGGTGCATCCTCTTCGTCTGTGTCGGTACCGATAAAGCGCAGGATGATCGGTAGTTTCTGCTCCGGTGCCACATCCTTGTCAGCGGCTACTTTGATCATTTCGTTGATGGCAGCTTCTTTTTCGTTCGTTCCCAAGTAATAGCTGGCCATAGCAAAATGATACAAGCCACTTGTCGAATCCGTCCGAGCTATCAGTTGCAGTTGCTCGTAGGCTTCGTCGTACTTCTCACTGTCGAGCAGAGTGCCGGCATACTTCAGCCTAAACTCATTCACTTCCGGGAATCGATTGCATAGACGGCGAAGTTCGTTCAGAGCCTTGTTGGTCTGACCGGTCATCAGGTAGAGACGTGCCCGAATCTCAGCATAGTTGGAGGCATCTGCTGCATTGACAGCATTTTGTGCCTCCATACGGTTGTATATGTATATGGCCTTGTCTATCTCTCCGGCCTGTACGTACATATTGGCCAGTTTGAACCGAAGTTCATCCTCGGAAGGGAACTGTTCGGACATCTCCTCATAAAGCCTGACAGCATCGTCAGCTCGTCCCTGGCGTTCATACACAGCACCTAATATATTGCCATAGTTCTTGTTGTCGGGATAGAGCCGATAGGCTTGTTCCAAATACCGGGTTCCTTCCTCCTGACGCCCAATGGCAAAATACAGTTTTCCCAACTCCGATAACAGAGCCGCATCGTTGGGATTCAACCGATGGCAATAGCGAAAGATGTCGAAAGCTGCAGCATAATTCTCCTGTTCTCGTTGCCGGACACCTTCATAGAAATATCGGTCGAACTTAGATGCTGTACTGTCTGTAATGGATATACTTCCGGCTACAGGAGAAATAACTAAAAGAAACAGCAGGAGAATGATAGAATGGATCCGCATCTGTGGTAGTTGAAGGGAGATTGAAAATTATTCTTTGCCCGTATGACCAAATCCGCCTGCACCTCGTTCCGTATCGGCCAATTCGTCTGTAAGCACCCATTCGGCCTGTTCATGTCTGGCGATAACAAGCTGGCAAATCCGTTCGCCATCTGCTATGGTAAAAGGAGTATTCGAGAGATTGATCATAATAATCCCTATCTCACCGCGATAATCGGCATCGATAGTCCCTGGGCTATTGACCAGCGTAATACCGTGTCGGAGAGCCAGTCCACTTCGGGGACGGATCTGTGCTTCATATCCTACCGGGAGTTCGATGAAGAGGCCTGTTGGAATGAGACGACGTTCGAGTGGCAACAACGTGATAGGCTCTTCGATGGATGCACGCAGATCCATACCGGCAGATGCCGAAGTCGCATATGCCGGCAAGGGATGATGCGAGCGATTGATAATTTTGATTTTCATTGCTTGGGTCTCTGAAAGGAAAGTGATCAACTGAGAAAAATAGTCCTTCCGGAAAACTAACGCTCTTTCCAGTCTCCGTTTTCTTTGATGAGTTCGATAAGCTGTTGTACGGCCTGCTCCTGAGGAATACCACGACGAACACATATCTTCTGTTTATACAGATCGATTCGTCCCGGACCCGCCCCTACGTAGCCATAGTCGGCATCGGCCATTTCACCCGGCCCATTGACGATACAGCCCATAATGCCGATCTTCAATTCTTTTAGATGTGCAGTTGCAGCTTTGATTCGAGCTACGGTTTCTTGCAAATTGTACAATGTACGGCCACAGCTCGGGCAGCTGATATATTCCGTCCGACTCATACGTAACCTTGTAGCTTGTAAAATACCGAAAGCCAAGTGATTCACAGCGACCGAAGGCAGTTTGTCTGCAGTAATCATAAGCCCATTGCCTCGCCCTTCAAGAAGTATAGCCCCCATGTCAGCCGACGCTTGTAGCTGAAGATCTTCCAAATCGGTGCAGTCATACCTGCGGTGCAGGATGACAGGACATCGACATCCTGCCAGCTCCAAACGATGAAGCATTGCACGCCATTCAGCTACGGGATTGATACCCACGGATTCAAGGATAATAACTGTGTCAGAGATTGCTTCAATAGTCTGTAGACAATCGTCAGTCAGATCATCCTGTCGGATGGAACGAAAAACGATATTTTCCAGCAGCATATCCTCACGATAATACCGACCATCGGCCCCGAGTACGATGTCAGGCAAGAGTTCGGTATCGAAATGATCATCTCCCTGTCTGCGGTCCGATATGACAATCGGAATGTGCTTACTTCCGATAAAGTCTCCGACAGCATATGTTTCTTGGCGCCGGAGTTTATCCCGATCGTAACGATCTGGTTGAGGAACAGCTACCGACGGGTGGCCGTTACGTTTCTCTATATAGGCAAGCAATTTGCGGGCTACCGGAATCTCATGCTCCGGATCCTCACTCAGTGAAACACGAATGGTATCGCCAATGCCATCAGCCAAAAGCGAACCTATGCCGACAGCACTCTTGATCCGCCCGTCCTCACCATCGCCAGCCTCGGTGACACCGATGTGAAGCGGATAGTGCATGTCTGCAGCATCCATTCGTTCCACAAGAAGGCGTACAGCTGCTGTCATGACCAAAGTATTCGATGCTTTCATCGAGATCACCACATCGTCGAACTCATGTTCGTGGCATACATCGAGGTATTCCATGCAGCTTTGTACCATGCCTTCAGCCGTATCGCCATAGCGCGTAAGCATACGTTCGGACAGAGAGCCATGATTGACTCCGATGCGGATGGCTCGCCCTAATCGTTTGGCATCTTCCACGAAAGAGCCGAAACGTTCTCTCACAGCTTTATGTCCCAGATCGAAAGCTTCCTCTTCAGTCAGATTGCCCCCGGACTTCATCTCGACGAAATTGCCCGGATTGATGCGCACCTTCTCCACATGCAACAGAGCTTCTTCTGCAACTTTGGGACTAAAGTGAATATCCGCTACCAATGGTATGTGATAGCCCAAACGGCATAGCCCGGCATGGATATGCTGAAGATTGGCGGCTTCACGTACACCCTGAGCCGTAAAACGGACATAATCAGCCCCTGCATCTATAATTCGAGCTGCCTGATCGACAGATGCCTGTGTGTCCATGGTGGACACATTGGCCATAGATTGTATGCGAATGGGAAAATCTCCGCCGAGAGGTGTATCACCTATTTGAGCTACGGATGTCTTGCGTCTTTTATATCCGAACAGATCGAGCATAGTCTTGCTATATTCTTTGGATTGCCGATTCGAGCGGGAACGACTCACACTACTTCGAAAAGATAATAGAGAAAAAGAAAGGCAGACTACAGCCGATAGCGGCTCATAAATAAGCCACGGCTATAGACTGCCGATCTTTTTTGTGCCGAAGACCAACGGGGCAGGACAGGGCTTTAATTCGTTTTGAAGTTGTACTTCACCTCTGCCAGCTCGCGATTGGCCTTAACGACTTTTTCTTTGAGCGACTCCTTATAGGCCTCCAGTCGAGCATAGAGAGCTTCATCGCCGGTAGCCATCATCTGGACGGCCAAAAGTGCTGCATTCTGGGCAGCATTGATCCCCACAGTAGCAACGGGGATCCCCGGAGGCATTTGAACGATGGCCAACAGAGCATCCATTCCGTCAAGAGTGGCATTGATGGGTACACCTATTACCGGAATAGACGTCATGGAAGCAATTACGCCACACAAATGAGCTGCCATACCGGCAGCAGCGATAATTACCTTGATACCGCGAGCTCTGGCCTCGTGTGCAAAAGTCTCTACTTCAGCCGGAGTACGATGAGCCGAAAGCGCCAACATCTCGAATGGAATCTGCATTTCATCGAGCATTTTGGCGGCTTTCTCCATAATGGGCAGATCGGAAGTACTACCCATGATGATGCTTACCAAAGGCTGCATTTATTGAGCTATCAGTTTTTCGTATTCGGCAGCACTCAGGAGGTTGTCGAAGTCGGCAGCATTTGCAGCCTTAACCTTGATAATCCAACCGGCACCGTAGGGATCGCTGTTTACGAGTTCGGGTTGCTCTTCCAGATCAGGGTTCACTTCCAATACCTCGCCGGCGATAGGCATCATCAGGTCGGAAACAGTCTTCACAGCTTCGATCGATCCGAAAACCTCATCAGCCTCGAGCGTTTCGCCTTCGGTAGTAACGTCCACATAGACAATTTCGCCCAATTCGCCTTGAGCATAGTCCGTGATACCGATGAAGACAACGTCGCCTTCTTGGCGAGCCCACTCATGATCCTTAGAATACTTCAGTTCTGCAGGAGTTTTCATTTCTAATTTTCTTGTTGATTATGTTTTGAAAAAATGCTTTTGCAAAGTTAGTCAAAGTTTACACTCGTACAGCGAATTGCTATTCGTTGTTTTTGCAACTTTTAGTTCGAGAAAAACTATCCTGTTTTATTGGGTTGATGTTATTGGATTACTACGGGAGAAACGGATCAATGGAATATAAAATGGAGTAGCTCCCGAAGCAAATCCCCACTGCCGGCAAATGTGCCAGTCGTATCCACCCCCTTACTGCGGGCATCCGTCATCCGGATCTCGTGTATAATGTCGAAAACCTTCCTCGTCGAATACATCTTCAGCCCTGTCATATAGTCGCGCACTTGGAAATTGCGTATCGACAATGCTTTCATGATAGCATCGGGATTTTTCTGTGGCAAGTAGCAAACGATCATCAGGTTGCTGAAATAGTTGAAGAGTACGGGTAGAGTGGCCTGTATGGGGTGCTCCTTCTCATTTCTGGCAAAGTAGTGAGCGATGCGAAAGGTTTTGCCCGTTTCGCGATTGACTATGGCACGAAGGAGTTCGAAATTATTGAAGGATTTGCTTACTCCGATATGCTGCTCCACGATCTCGGACGTGACCACTCCCCTACTATCTTGTGTTATGAGAATAAGCTTGTCCAGCTCATTCATCAACTTCTCCAGATCATTGCCGAGGTAATCGGCCAGCATATATGCCACTTCGGGCGATACGGTCAGTTTCTTGCCGGCAGCAGCCGACAGGATGAAGTCCGGCATCTTATAGTCGGGTATGGTCTCGGACACGAATACTTTCCCGAGCTTTTCAGCCTTCGTATAGAAAGCCTTTCGCTTATCGGGTTTCTTCTTATAGGCAATGACCAGAATCGTAGTATCGGGGAAAGTGCCATAATGTGCTTCGAGCAAGTCGATATTGTCCACTAACTGCGCCTCCCGAACGACGATCAACTGCCTCCGGCCCATCATCGGGAAACGGCGCGCTTCGTTCGCTATATCGGCTACGGAGGTTTTGTCGCCGTAGAGGATAACCCTGTTGAAGTCCCATTCATCTACCGGCACCACGTGCGTCTCCAGCAGAGTGGCCAACTCGTCTATATAGAAGGGTTCCTCGCCGGCCAGCAGATAGAGTGGCGAGAATTGGCACTTACGTACAGAATCGACAATATCGGAATAGGAGGCCATAGAGATGAGGGGGGGGTATTACCAGTTGAAGCGAATATGCTTGATGGAAGATTTGTTCTCCCGAATGATTTCGAGAGCATCGATACCAAGCATCAGATGCTCTTCGGCAAAGTTGTCCGTTACGAGCTGATCGCTCTCTTCCGTCTTGACACCTTCTGGGAACATAGGTCTGTCGGAAATCAGAAGCAACGCTCCCATGGGAATCTTATTGGCAAATCCTACCGTCATGAGCGTAGCCGTCTCCATATCCACGCCGCTTGCATGCGTACTGCGCAGATAGTCCTTGAACTTCTCATCGTACTCCCAGACCCGCCGGTTCGTAGTATAGACCGTACCTGTCCAGTAGTCCTTGCCTTTGTTCTGAATGGCTGACGAAATGGCTCGCAGTACGGAAAAGGAGGGCAGAGAGGGCACCTCCTCGGGCAGATAGTCGTTGGACGTACCCTCGCCGCGTATGGCAGCTATGGGCAGGAGGTAATCGCCCAAAGCATTTTCCAGTTTCAGGCCTCCGCATTTGCCGAGAAAGATCACAGCCTTGGGGTGTATAGCCCAGAGCAAGTCCATGATGGTAGCCGCATTGGCACTACCCATGCCGAAGTTGATGAGGGTGACGCCTTCGGCCGAAGCATTCGGCATGGAGGTATGTTCTCCGACGATAGGTACCCCGTAGTGCTCGGCGAAGACATGCAGATAGTGCGAAAAGTTCGTCAGCAGGATGTACGGTTCGAAATCGATCAGCTGCCTCTGCGTATATCGCGGCAACCAGTTCTCAACTATCTCTTGCTTCGTTTTCATAAAAACAGACCTATATTTGTAACACTCGTTCCGAAAATTCTAAGATTCCCGAGCGAAACAAAGATAGGATGATTCAGCTAAACCTTCCTCCTTACGAACATCGTATTCGCCAAGAAGATGAGTCCATGCTCATTTTCGACAGTATTCGGCATCGCTATGTGGCTCTAACGCCGGAGGAGTGGGTGCGCCAGCACTTTGTCCACTATCTGACCGATGTGCTGGGATACCCGGCCGATCTGATCCGCAACGAAGCACAGCTACGAATAGACCGGCGGAAGAAACGCTGCGATACGGTCGTCTACGATACGAATCTGCGGCCGATCGTTCTCTGCGAATACAAGGCTCCGACAGTGTCGCTGACTCAGAAGACGATGGATCAAATCCTCTGCTACAACTTCATCTTCCGCGTACCGCTCTTGCTTCTGAGCAACGGATTGCAGCATGCAGCCTGTCTAGTGGATTACGAACAGAGCGGCTACGTATTCCTGCCCGAAATCCCTTCTTACGAAGAACTGACAACTATCATTCAATCAAACCAATAATTATGCCATTTTTAGAAGCCAATCATATTCGCAAGCGGTATGCAGCCCATACTGCGCTGGACGATGTGAGCATAAGCGTCCGGAAGGGGCGCGTCTTCGGTCTGCTTGGCCCTAACGGTGCCGGCAAGACCAGTCTGATACGTATCATCAACCGCATCACCGCTCCCGACGAGGGCAAAGTGATCTTCGACGGCCGTCCCATGCAGGCGGAGGACGTTCGCCGCATCGGCTATCTGCCCGAAGAGCGAGGGCTGTACCCCAAGATGAAAGTGGGCGAGCAGGCCATCTATCTGGCGCAACTCAAAGGAGTAAACAAACACGAAGCGCGCAAGCGGCTCACCGACTGGTTCGAGAAGTTCGACATCATGCCCTGGTGGAACAAAAAAGTGGAGGAGCTGTCCAAAGGGATGCAGCAGAAGGTGCAGTTCGTGTGCACCGTCATTCACGAACCGGAATTGCTCATATTCGACGAACCCTTCAGCGGATTCGATCCGGTCAATGCCGACCTGCTGAAGCGTGAAATACTGGAGCTGGCCGGCAAGGAGCGTACCGTCATCTTCTCGACGCACAACATGCAGTCGGTGGAAGAAGTATGCGACGACTTCGCGCTGATCAACAAATCGCGCGTAGTGCTCCACGGAGCCGTGCGCGAAGTGCGCAGGGAGAACAGCCTCGGCATTATCCGCATGGTAGTCGAAGGCGAGCTGCCGGCAGACTACCTCGGCCGGATCCGGATACTGGAGAAGACGGAGCTGCCGGGTTCCATGACGAAGCTGAGAGTGCGCAAAGAAACCACGGCGCACAACCGCGATCTCGTGCGCGACCTGCCCGAGTCGGTACGGCTCGTGTCCTTCTACGAAGAGATCCCGAGCATGCACGACATATTCATCAAGACCGTAGGCCACGGCGTAGAGGAAGAGAATCCGATCCAAGCACAACAAGAAAACACCGATACACACTGACGTTATGAACAACATTAACACTATCATACAACGCGAATACATGATTCGCGTCCGAAAGAAATCCTTCCTCGTGATGACGATCCTGATGCCCATCCTCTTCGTCGGGCTGGTCTCTCTGCCGATCGTATTGGCGCAGCTCGGAGGCGACATGAAGACCATCGCCATTGCCGACCGCACGGGAGAATACGAGCAGCTATTCAAGGAGAACGACGAATTCCGATTCGTCCATGCCGAGAAGACTGCCGAAGAATACAGGAAAATGGGAGCCGACAAATCAGGCATCGACGCCGTTCTCGAAATCCGTCAGGATTTGCTCGAGGATCCCAACGCCGTGGCCATATACGGTTACAAGCAACTGCCTGCTTCCGTAAGCAATCATATCTCGAGGATCCTGTCCGACTATCTCTCCGACAAAAAGATAGCATCCTACAACATCCCCGACATCAAGCAGATCCTCGCCGACAGCAAGATAGAGCTATCGGTGCATACCTATAAATGGAGCGAGGACGGCACCAACGAACGCACATCGGGTGAATTGGCTTCGGGCATCAGCATGATGATGATGGTAGTCATCTTCTTTCTGATCATGACTTTGGCGGCTATGGTGCAGGCCGGCGTGCTGGAAGAGAAGAAAAACCGGATCATGGAAGTAATGGTGTCCTCCACACGGCCGTTCGACCTGATGATGGGCAAAATCATCGGTATCGGTCTCGTAGGCCTTACGCAGCTCATCTGCTGGGGAGTGCTCACGGTACTGCTGCTGACGGTAGCACAGATCGCCTTCCTCGGCAATCTGTACAGCCCAGAGGCCCTGAGTCGGATGCAGGCTTCCGACATAACGGGCATGGCCTCGTCCATGAATGCAGAGGACTTCGCCGAGATGAAGGAAGTGATGAACATCATCGGGGGCATCAACTTCGGAGAGCTGTTCGTGATGTTTCTCATCTTTTTCATCGGCGGCTACCTGCTCTACTCCTCAATCTTCGCCGTTATCGGCTCGATGGTATCGAACGACGAAGACACCAGCCAGTTCATGATGCCCGTGATGATCCTCCTGATGTTCGGCTTCTATGCCGCCTACGGCAGCATGAACAATCCCGAAGGATCGCTCGCATTCTGGTGTTCGCTGATCCCTTTCACCTCCCCCCTTGTGATGATGGTGCGGTTGCCCTACGACGTTCCGCTGTGGCAGGAGTTGCTAAGCATCGGCCTGCTGTACGGATGCTTCGTATTGATGACGTGGATCGGGGCGAAGATTTACCGCGTAGGCGTGCTCATGTACGGCAAGAAGCCATCGATCAAAGAGATCATCCGCTGGATAAACTATAAATAAGGCTCTACCAACAGGAAGGGGGAAAGGGAATCCTCCCGCGACTGTAAAAAACCGAGCATAAACATCGAACCCCAAACGGCCGCCTGAAAGGTCGTTTGGGGTTTGTTCTTATATAAATCCGACCAAAAGTGCAAAAAAGAGAGATACAAGCCACGGTTTCGGCCGCGGGAATGCCATTGTTCGGTGGAGAATCTGCATCTCGGCCATGAAATGCAGAATTCCCACCGGACAATCTGCAAATCGGCACTGCAATTACTTCCTCCAAGTTGAGACCTTTGCACGGCGATTGGTGTGTATTTTGTTTGTTAATTCATTGTATAATAACGTCAGTTCGATCTAAGCGGAAATAGGAAAGTTAGGGTTTCTGATGATTTCAATATTGAGTTCAGGCTTTTTAGGCAGGATGTTGTAAGCGATGATACCGGAGATCAGGTTGGTGACAAAATTGTTGACACTGCGATGTCTCGTGTGCTCTATCTGACAGACATTTTTGAGCATATCATTGACCGTTTCGATCAAGGCTCTCTTTCTCAATAAAACTTTGTCATATAGATGCATCAGGGAGTTCTTCATGTTCTTTTTGATTTTGGTTATCATGTGGATGTCATCGACAAAGAGCCGGTCAAAAAGGTTTTGGGAAATGTAGCCTCTATCGGCAATGAGTTTGCCAAAAAGATTCTTGGTGAATGTTCCGTCTTTCAGAGGTTCTCTGTCATCACAATTGCCCGGTGTGATTTGATAGTTGATGATTTCACCCCTGTCGTTGATAACAATATGCAGCTTGAATCCATAAAACCAACCCATGGTGCTTTTGCCTTTTTGAGCCCATCCCCTCATTGTCCTATGCCCATGAGCTCGTTTGATATGACAAGCCTTCAATGGGGTGGAATCGATGAAAGAGATGCCTGTACATTGACCCAAACAACACATATTGAGAAATGCTATCAGCTTGAAACCTACCCTGCTTTGCAGCTCCACAAAGCGATTATAAGAGACAAGATGTGGAAACTCGGATCGACAAGAATGGGTGATGTATTGAAGATAAAAAGCTTTCAAATCTCGGTATCTTGACAGATGAAAAAGGATCAGGATGGTCATGACCTCACTGTCCGACATCTTAAACTTTCTATTCCTGCGTTTTTTGTCTGCCTCTTCGAGGGTCTTTTTCTTGATTGTTTCATCAAAAAGCTTGGAGAAATCATCTATGATGCAAAAAACATCAACTATATTTGTCTTCATAAAGTAGCGTTTTGTTTGTTCGTATCTTATTGATTATCAACTGCTAAGATACAAATAATTCGCTACTTTTTCAAGCATAATGCCCACGTCCTTTGGGCGTTTACCACTAATCAGAAAACAAATCCATTGGCTTTTTCTTACGTCGAACTGACGTTGTAAGCAGATTCCTCACGAATTTGGTTCCGGAATTGGCCGGAATGCGGTTCGAGTTTTCTGAGATTCACGAGCGAGAATTTTTCCGTTGTGGCGCGTAAAATTTTTACTTCCCGAACCAAAACGAAAAAATTCCCGAGCCACGTTTTTCCAAACGCCAAACCGCCATTTTTACGAACTGACGTGTACTGAATCGGAGAGGTCAAAAAAACCAGTAATCATGTCGAAACATTTGACCGATTCCGAGCGTCTTCACATTGTGGAAGAA
This genomic stretch from Porphyromonas gingivalis ATCC 33277 harbors:
- a CDS encoding ABC transporter permease; protein product: MNNINTIIQREYMIRVRKKSFLVMTILMPILFVGLVSLPIVLAQLGGDMKTIAIADRTGEYEQLFKENDEFRFVHAEKTAEEYRKMGADKSGIDAVLEIRQDLLEDPNAVAIYGYKQLPASVSNHISRILSDYLSDKKIASYNIPDIKQILADSKIELSVHTYKWSEDGTNERTSGELASGISMMMMVVIFFLIMTLAAMVQAGVLEEKKNRIMEVMVSSTRPFDLMMGKIIGIGLVGLTQLICWGVLTVLLLTVAQIAFLGNLYSPEALSRMQASDITGMASSMNAEDFAEMKEVMNIIGGINFGELFVMFLIFFIGGYLLYSSIFAVIGSMVSNDEDTSQFMMPVMILLMFGFYAAYGSMNNPEGSLAFWCSLIPFTSPLVMMVRLPYDVPLWQELLSIGLLYGCFVLMTWIGAKIYRVGVLMYGKKPSIKEIIRWINYK
- a CDS encoding IS982-like element IS195 family transposase, with translation MKTNIVDVFCIIDDFSKLFDETIKKKTLEEADKKRRNRKFKMSDSEVMTILILFHLSRYRDLKAFYLQYITHSCRSEFPHLVSYNRFVELQSRVGFKLIAFLNMCCLGQCTGISFIDSTPLKACHIKRAHGHRTMRGWAQKGKSTMGWFYGFKLHIVINDRGEIINYQITPGNCDDREPLKDGTFTKNLFGKLIADRGYISQNLFDRLFVDDIHMITKIKKNMKNSLMHLYDKVLLRKRALIETVNDMLKNVCQIEHTRHRSVNNFVTNLISGIIAYNILPKKPELNIEIIRNPNFPISA
- a CDS encoding DUF1661 domain-containing protein, with the translated sequence MARKIFTSRTKTKKFPSHVFPNAKPPFLRTDVY
- a CDS encoding DUF1661 domain-containing protein, with protein sequence MVREVKILRATTEKFSLVNLRKLEPHSGQFRNQIREESAYNVSST